The following are encoded together in the Lathyrus oleraceus cultivar Zhongwan6 chromosome 3, CAAS_Psat_ZW6_1.0, whole genome shotgun sequence genome:
- the LOC127130129 gene encoding uncharacterized protein LOC127130129 produces MVEYAEKYEDMIAYSKQAMYALDDKWKVDQFLFVKIEHQKPSGLLRPLEIPMCKWDSISMDFAVRLPYTQGGYDSIWAIVDRLINYHASIRIAPYEALYMRKCRTPPCWTEVGEERILGPKIVQETTKKIRMVSGKVNKAQERQESYADNRIRPLEFKEGDHVFLKVTPRLRLNFPFKLHKLSSRYAVPYHIIERIDEVAYILALPPSLSDMRDVFQVSQLRKFILDSI; encoded by the exons ATGGTAGAATATGCTGAAAAGTATGAGGACATGATTGCTTACTCTAAGCAAGCCATGTATGCACTAGATGATAAGTGGAAAGTTGATCAGTTTCTATTT gtaaagattgaacatcaaaagccaAGTGGATTGTTACGACCCCTAGAAATTCCAATGTGTAAATGGGATAGTATTTCCATGGACTTTGCAGTTAGGTTACCATATACGCAAGGTGGTTATGACTCTATATGGGCGATTGTGGATCGATTAATTAA TTACCATGCAAGCATAAGAATAGCTCCTTATGAGGCTTTGTATATGAGAAAATGTAGAACACCTCCTTGTTGGACGGAAGTTGGTGAAGAAAGGATTTTAGGACCGAAGATTGTTCAAGAGACCACAAAGAAGATAAGAATGGTTAGTGGGAAAGTGAATAAAGCCCAAGAACGTCAGGAGAGTTATGCAGATAATAGAATAAGACCATTAGAATTTAAGGAAGGTGACCACGTGTTTTTGAAAGTTACTCCAAGGTTGAGATTGAATTTCCCTTTTAAGTTGCATAAGTTAAGTTCGAGATATGCAGTACCATATCATATTATTGAGAGGATCGACGAAGTAGCTTACATATTAGCCTTACCACCTTCTTTATCTGATATGCGTGATGTTTTTCAAGTATCTCAGCTTCGAAAATTCATTCTTGATTCCATTTAG
- the LOC127130130 gene encoding uncharacterized protein LOC127130130: MCRVNHVRQTQLSPLTPRNPKKHKRSAATGSEPTPQSTQPSSHHSHKSKGHQGHKRKKHNSPSRSGEAKKKRHHKMLTPEAPALDTDTIVVDTSILNKAPGPSVGASQSTSTPAAAVLGEDNPDAISPALTQADASDEPSHPVADYTPSSPASSPTHQAPSVDTAGEFIGFPIQISDSDSDSVTSPATYTDSSSTSSDSSLSSASLPLQDSRGPVDVDTTKTQPSQTTPLSATSPSSSQGLAIKPSALAAIARLRSLVRSCDTSSDSKQHHHSGKMGSEATKTKALMDKVHFHALNPDLPHVLMDEPAVGPEILHALAQLKELQIAEYVKCATAALEKLLVPMLRHLDNVRENERQIVTTEAFVKEKWELVMNADAEVTKLLRTIEENKKELASKQIRVVEIRQQIDALRRQIVALDSALESITKEESCFVDEVIKPAQATVEQTTSNALAVAEELSTVEKNLEQLKVQTDTLEPTSLHYNFELQSFRSRFGQL, encoded by the exons ATGTGCAGGGTTAACCACGTTCGACAGACCCAACTGTCTCCTCTCACTCCAAGAAATCCAAAAAAACACAAACGCTCTGCTGCCACAGGatctgag CCGACTCCCCAGTCGACCCAGCCATCTTCTCACCACTCCCACAAATCCAAAGGCCATCAGGGCCACAAAAGGAAGAAGCACAATTCTCCCTCTAGGAGTGGTGAAGCCAAGAAAAAAAGACACCACAAAATGCTCACTCCAGAGGCTCCTGCTTTAGATACCGACACTATTGTGGTCGACACTTCCATCCTTAATAAAGCCCCTGGTCCATCTGTGGGGGCTTCGCAGTCGACCAGCACCCCCGCTGCTGCTGTCTTGGGGGAAGACAATCCAGATGCCATTTCCCCTGCACTGACACAG GCCGATGCTTCTGATGAGCCATCTCATCCTGTCGCCGACTATACTCCTTCGTCGCCGGCTTCTTCTCCAACTCACCAAGCACCTTCTGTCGACACTGCTGGTGAGTTCATTGGCTTCCCTATCCAGATTAGTGATAGTGACTCTGACTCAGTCACTAGTCCTGCAACGTACACGGattccagttcgactagttctgactctagtctttcttcagcttccttgcctttgcAGGATTCAAGGGGACCAGTGGATGTCGACACCACCAAAACCCAACCTTCTCAAACTACTCCTCTATCAGCTACTTCTCCTTCATCTTCCCAGGGGCTGGCAATAAAGCCTTCTGCTCTGGCAGCAATTGCTAGGCTTCGTAGCCTAGTAAGGTCATGTGATACTTCTTCAGACTCTAAGCAGCATCACCATTCTGGTAAGATGGGTTCTGAGGCGACGAAAACCAAAGCTCTAATGGACAAGGTTCACTTTCATGCTTTGAATCCTGACCTCCCTCATGTGCTTATGGATGAACCTGCTGTCGGCCCAGAGATCTTGCATGCGCTTGCCCAACTCAAAGAGCTTCAGATTGCAGAATATGTTAAGTGTGCAACTGCCGCTTTAGAAAAACTTCTGGTTCCCATGCTGCGTCATCTCGACAACGTTAGGGAAAATGAGCGCCAGATCGTAACTactgaggcctttgtgaaggaAAAGTGGGAGTTGGTGATGAATGCCGACGCAGAGGTCACCAAATTGCTGAGGACTATTGAGGAGAATAAAAAGGAATTGGCCTCCAAGCAAATAAGGGTTGTTGAGATACGCCAGCAAATTGATGCCCTTCGGCGTCAAATTGTTGCTTTGGATAGTGCGTTGGAGTCAATTACTAAGGAGGAGTCATGCTTTGTCGACGAAGTTATAAAACCTGCCCAAGCCACTGTGGAGCAGACCACCAGCAATGCCTTAGCGGTAGCTGAAGAGCTTTCCACCGTTGAGAAGAATCTTGAACAGCTTAAAGTCCAGACCGACACCTTGGAACCTACGTCTCTCCACTACAACTTTGAGCTTCAATCCTTTCGATCTAGATTCGGCCAACTTTGA